One segment of Paenibacillus rhizovicinus DNA contains the following:
- a CDS encoding carbohydrate ABC transporter permease — protein sequence MIRRRSIGNLTFDVVIYILLILLTVACFYPILHILLASFSNPSKLVAHSGVLFKPLGFTLNGYKLIFRDDSLLVGYMNTFLYVGLGTVINMVLTIMGAFVLSRRDLYFKNHFMIVITITMFFGGGLIPWFLLMKDIHLYNNLWAMVLPTALNTWNMIILRSGFQSIPVELEEAAIIDGASQAKLLTRVIIPLSKATLAVIFLYYLVGNWNSWFNAMVLLKDRDMFPLQLLLKEILVANDTSASTMGSAGGVVIDSASSATAYRELVKYCTIVVSTLPILIVYPFLQKYFVKGVYVGSIKG from the coding sequence ATGATTAGACGCAGATCAATAGGCAATCTTACGTTCGATGTCGTCATCTATATCTTATTAATCCTGTTAACGGTAGCTTGCTTTTATCCCATTTTGCATATTTTGCTGGCTTCATTCAGTAATCCGAGCAAACTGGTCGCCCATAGCGGCGTATTGTTTAAACCGCTAGGCTTCACCTTGAATGGCTATAAGCTGATTTTCAGGGACGATAGTCTGCTGGTTGGCTATATGAATACCTTTCTGTACGTGGGCTTGGGCACTGTAATCAACATGGTCTTGACTATCATGGGCGCGTTCGTGCTATCCAGACGGGATCTGTACTTCAAGAATCATTTCATGATTGTGATTACCATCACGATGTTCTTCGGCGGCGGTCTTATACCTTGGTTCCTTCTCATGAAGGATATCCATCTGTACAACAATTTGTGGGCGATGGTGCTGCCTACCGCCTTGAACACGTGGAATATGATTATCCTGCGAAGCGGCTTCCAGTCCATACCGGTCGAACTGGAGGAAGCCGCGATCATCGACGGCGCGAGTCAGGCCAAATTACTGACGAGGGTCATTATCCCGCTGTCCAAAGCGACGCTGGCCGTGATCTTCCTGTACTATTTGGTCGGCAACTGGAACTCGTGGTTCAATGCCATGGTCCTGTTGAAGGATCGTGACATGTTCCCGCTGCAGCTCCTGTTGAAAGAGATTTTGGTCGCTAACGACACTTCGGCCTCCACGATGGGAAGCGCCGGCGGCGTCGTGATCGACAGCGCGTCGAGCGCGACTGCTTACCGGGAATTAGTGAAATACTGTACGATCGTCGTTTCGACGTTACCGATTCTGATTGTTTATCCTTTCTTGCAGAAGTACTTTGTAAAAGGGGTATACGTCGGTTCGATTAAAGGCTAA
- a CDS encoding glycerol-3-phosphate acyltransferase has translation MIMLWTLLSFLSGSLMFSYWLGLLANHNLKDVGDGNPGALNLWRAAGYTYGLAGIALDFLKGYVPVVVLIATGSVEGYGIVLPSAAAILGHAFSPFMRGRGGKAIAVTFGVWSALTGFAASLAYAVILALLLAASRIFTRGKPTSSDADGFQVVLGMLLLAIFLIAGRYSGAILLCWLASFLLLVYTHRKELRRFFARFVQQRS, from the coding sequence ATGATCATGCTATGGACGCTGCTATCGTTCCTGTCCGGTTCCTTGATGTTCTCGTACTGGCTCGGCCTGCTGGCCAATCATAATCTGAAGGATGTCGGCGACGGCAATCCCGGGGCGCTGAATCTGTGGCGGGCGGCCGGGTATACCTATGGGCTTGCCGGCATCGCGCTCGATTTCCTGAAAGGATACGTGCCGGTGGTCGTGCTGATCGCGACCGGTTCCGTGGAAGGCTACGGCATCGTGCTCCCGTCTGCAGCCGCGATCCTCGGTCATGCGTTCTCGCCCTTCATGAGGGGGAGGGGAGGAAAGGCGATCGCGGTAACGTTCGGCGTCTGGAGTGCGCTGACGGGCTTCGCGGCATCGCTCGCCTATGCCGTCATTCTCGCGCTGCTGCTGGCCGCTTCCCGTATATTCACGAGAGGCAAGCCGACGAGCTCGGATGCGGACGGATTCCAGGTCGTGCTCGGTATGCTCCTGCTGGCCATATTCTTGATCGCCGGCCGCTACTCCGGCGCGATTCTCTTATGCTGGCTCGCGAGCTTCCTGCTGCTGGTCTATACGCATCGCAAGGAGCTGCGCCGATTCTTCGCGCGCTTCGTCCAGCAGCGCTCTTGA
- a CDS encoding cold-shock protein, translated as MYYSRKKPIADLPTEMTPIWSCTKEGCNGWMRKNYSFEEVPTCAQCKSPMTNDMKELPILHESSYDRNAAAKKAKEE; from the coding sequence ATGTACTATTCTCGGAAGAAACCCATCGCTGATTTACCGACTGAAATGACGCCCATTTGGTCGTGCACAAAGGAAGGCTGCAACGGATGGATGAGGAAAAATTATTCATTTGAAGAGGTTCCCACTTGCGCGCAGTGCAAGTCTCCGATGACTAACGACATGAAAGAGCTCCCTATTTTGCATGAATCGAGCTATGATCGAAATGCAGCCGCGAAGAAGGCGAAAGAAGAGTAG
- a CDS encoding glycosyltransferase — MSLLIMLLLAAACASGLVLFHRNTIPVRRPSSSPLSPEKSKLSVIIPARNEERNLPHLLASLHVQTFKPFEIIVVDDNSEDRTRAAAESYGVTVVDGTPLPPGWTGKNWAVWNGYKRASGDLIAFLDADVRLGPVALESLVAARAQSGGVVSVVPFHHTEKLYEKLALIPNILGLFAFTSPFERTNPKKGLYGSCILTSRSDYEQAQGHEAVKSELLDDLNLGAKYREAGIPVTNFIGRDKVSFRMYPGGIRSEVEGFSKGAVLSTGKLNVRTTLLVAVWLIGLIAAEAAPFVLAASWAMPFIIGYVLYTLQIYYFVRYTGRFGRWMPALHPLSTLFFLFIMLYSVYQVAFLGRVAWKGRRVEVGGRNKS, encoded by the coding sequence ATGAGTTTGTTAATCATGTTGCTGCTCGCGGCTGCGTGCGCCTCGGGCTTGGTTTTGTTCCACCGCAATACGATTCCCGTCCGGCGTCCAAGCAGTTCCCCGCTGTCTCCGGAGAAGTCGAAGTTGTCCGTCATCATCCCGGCAAGGAATGAAGAACGGAACTTGCCTCATCTGCTGGCCTCGCTCCACGTTCAAACCTTCAAACCGTTCGAAATCATCGTAGTGGACGACAACTCGGAAGATCGGACGAGAGCCGCCGCAGAGAGCTATGGCGTGACCGTCGTCGACGGCACGCCGCTGCCGCCGGGCTGGACGGGCAAGAATTGGGCGGTCTGGAACGGATACAAACGCGCGTCCGGCGATCTGATCGCCTTCCTGGATGCCGATGTCCGGCTCGGGCCGGTGGCGCTGGAGTCGCTGGTTGCGGCTAGAGCGCAGTCGGGAGGCGTGGTTTCCGTCGTACCGTTCCACCATACGGAGAAGCTGTACGAGAAGCTGGCGCTCATCCCCAATATTCTGGGTCTGTTCGCGTTCACGTCGCCGTTCGAACGGACGAACCCGAAGAAGGGTCTCTACGGCTCATGTATCCTCACGTCACGATCGGATTACGAGCAGGCGCAAGGCCACGAAGCGGTCAAGTCCGAGCTGCTCGACGATTTGAACCTCGGCGCCAAGTATAGGGAGGCCGGCATACCGGTCACGAACTTTATCGGACGCGATAAGGTCTCCTTTCGCATGTATCCAGGGGGCATTCGCAGCGAGGTCGAAGGCTTCAGCAAAGGAGCGGTTCTCAGCACGGGCAAGCTGAACGTGCGAACGACGCTGCTCGTTGCCGTATGGCTGATTGGCTTAATCGCAGCGGAAGCGGCGCCTTTCGTGCTTGCGGCTTCCTGGGCGATGCCGTTCATCATCGGTTACGTGCTGTACACGCTGCAGATTTATTATTTCGTCCGGTATACCGGACGGTTCGGCAGATGGATGCCTGCGCTACATCCGCTGAGCACGCTATTCTTCCTTTTCATTATGCTGTACTCGGTGTACCAGGTCGCGTTCTTGGGCCGCGTCGCATGGAAAGGCAGACGGGTCGAAGTAGGAGGACGAAACAAATCATGA
- the hflX gene encoding GTPase HflX has product MEQAMNNKAVIVGVNLNDRPDFAYSMEELRNLAEACNIEVVGELTQNASKITSSHYLGTGKVGELSALAEGLDASTVIFNDELSPSQLRNLEGALQKKVMDRTLVILDIFAERAQTHEAQLQVEVAQLQYMLPRLVGLRESLGRQGGGSGMKNKGTGETKLELDRRRIEERISALRAELEKLVSRRQVQRKQRQKTGVPVICLVGYTNAGKSSLMNAILDQYMPDSNKQVLAKDMLFATLETSVRSIELPDHKSFLLTDTVGFVSQLPHHLVKAFRSTLEEVAEADLLIQVVDYANPEYERLIDVTNETLKALGADHIPMIYAYNKTDLTGERYPRSEGDNVYLSVKEGAGVEELVALLKDRVFQDYIQCDVVIPFAEGRLVAYFNVNAHVQATDYEVNGTRLTMECKKADYERYKHLFVEPAPVD; this is encoded by the coding sequence ATGGAACAAGCGATGAACAACAAAGCCGTCATCGTCGGCGTGAATCTCAACGATCGGCCCGATTTCGCCTACTCGATGGAGGAATTGCGCAATCTTGCGGAAGCCTGCAACATCGAGGTCGTCGGCGAACTGACGCAGAACGCGTCCAAAATCACCAGCTCCCACTACTTGGGCACGGGGAAAGTCGGGGAGCTGTCCGCGCTCGCGGAAGGGCTGGACGCTTCGACCGTTATATTCAACGACGAGCTGTCGCCGTCGCAGCTTCGCAATTTGGAGGGTGCGCTGCAGAAGAAGGTCATGGACCGGACGCTGGTCATTCTCGATATTTTCGCCGAACGCGCGCAGACGCACGAGGCACAGCTGCAAGTCGAGGTCGCGCAGCTGCAATACATGCTTCCGCGGCTCGTCGGCCTGCGCGAATCGCTGGGCCGCCAAGGCGGCGGCTCCGGCATGAAGAACAAAGGCACGGGCGAGACGAAGCTGGAACTCGACCGCCGCCGCATCGAAGAGCGGATCTCCGCGTTGCGGGCGGAGCTGGAGAAGCTCGTCTCCCGGCGCCAGGTGCAGCGCAAGCAGCGGCAGAAGACCGGCGTGCCCGTCATCTGTCTCGTCGGCTACACGAATGCGGGCAAATCCAGTCTCATGAACGCGATTCTGGATCAGTACATGCCGGATTCGAACAAACAGGTGCTGGCCAAAGACATGCTTTTCGCCACGCTGGAAACTTCGGTCCGCAGCATCGAGCTGCCGGATCACAAGTCGTTCCTGCTGACGGATACGGTCGGCTTCGTCAGCCAGCTGCCGCATCACTTGGTCAAAGCCTTCCGCTCCACGCTGGAGGAAGTCGCCGAAGCGGATCTGCTGATCCAAGTCGTCGATTATGCCAACCCCGAATACGAGCGGCTCATTGACGTGACGAACGAAACGCTGAAGGCGCTGGGCGCGGATCATATTCCGATGATTTACGCCTACAACAAGACCGATCTGACCGGCGAACGATACCCGCGCTCGGAAGGCGACAACGTGTATCTCTCCGTCAAGGAGGGAGCGGGTGTCGAGGAACTCGTCGCGCTCTTGAAGGACCGGGTATTCCAAGATTATATCCAGTGCGACGTCGTCATTCCGTTCGCGGAAGGACGGCTGGTGGCGTACTTCAATGTGAACGCCCATGTCCAGGCAACCGATTACGAAGTGAACGGCACACGTCTGACGATGGAGTGCAAGAAGGCGGACTACGAGCGGTATAAGCATTTGTTCGTAGAGCCGGCGCCAGTGGATTAA
- a CDS encoding glycoside hydrolase family 2 protein, with amino-acid sequence MAISRYRQDYPRPQFVREDWLNLNGTWEFRFDDAGEGERDQWFRNFQGDRQIEVPFVYETKASGIGEEEFHPVVWYKRTFAVPAEQAGKQVLLHFQAVDYEAKVWVNGEYAGRHEGGYAAFSFDISRYLKDGAANEIVMRAEDSNSCTQPRGKQRWRKDNFGCWYVQTTGIWRTVWLEYVEAQHLHSVKITPDVDANAVRFDYRVSGNAAASLKVNAKITMDGEIIKETSLNVDRSYLSASIELISEKREWRVEHWHPENPRLYEVEFTLTDGDRVLDRVHSYFGMRKISILNGKVLLNNSPLYQRLILDQGYFADSHLTAPSEEAIIEDIDKILAMGYNGVRKHQKIEDSRFLYWCDVKGLLVWSEAAATYEFNDEAVERFTREWMEIVQQQYNHPSIVTWVPFNESWGIGNVFSDRRQQQFTESIYYLTKAFDPNRPVIVNDGWEHTISDILALHDYEEDGETFLRRYEDKNAITSNEIAHCNFKYAFAQGYEYRGQPIIISEFGGIAMRSDKGWGYGNQVEGEEAFLKRFRIITQAIKDTDYICGYCYTQVSDVQQEVNGLLTETREPKIAMEKIREINLAKRNL; translated from the coding sequence ATGGCGATAAGCAGATACCGTCAAGATTACCCGAGACCGCAGTTCGTCCGCGAGGACTGGCTGAACCTGAACGGCACGTGGGAGTTCCGATTCGACGACGCAGGAGAAGGAGAGCGGGACCAATGGTTCCGCAACTTCCAAGGCGACCGCCAGATCGAGGTTCCTTTCGTTTATGAAACGAAGGCAAGCGGCATCGGGGAAGAGGAGTTCCACCCGGTTGTATGGTATAAACGGACATTCGCTGTTCCGGCCGAACAGGCAGGCAAGCAGGTCCTGCTGCACTTCCAGGCGGTGGATTATGAAGCAAAGGTATGGGTTAACGGCGAGTATGCCGGGCGTCACGAAGGCGGCTACGCTGCATTCTCGTTCGATATTTCCCGTTACCTGAAAGACGGCGCGGCGAACGAAATCGTCATGCGGGCGGAAGACAGCAACAGCTGCACGCAACCGCGCGGCAAGCAGCGCTGGCGCAAGGATAATTTCGGCTGCTGGTATGTCCAAACGACGGGCATTTGGCGGACGGTTTGGTTGGAATACGTGGAGGCGCAGCATCTCCATTCGGTTAAGATTACGCCGGATGTCGACGCCAATGCCGTCCGCTTCGATTACCGGGTTTCCGGCAACGCGGCTGCGTCGTTGAAGGTAAACGCGAAGATTACGATGGACGGCGAAATCATTAAAGAGACGAGCTTGAACGTCGACCGTTCTTATCTATCGGCCAGCATTGAACTGATCAGCGAGAAGCGAGAGTGGCGGGTCGAGCATTGGCATCCGGAAAATCCGAGGCTGTACGAGGTCGAGTTCACGCTCACGGACGGCGATCGCGTCTTAGACCGAGTCCATTCGTACTTCGGCATGCGCAAGATCTCGATCTTGAACGGCAAGGTGCTGTTGAACAACAGCCCGCTCTACCAGCGCCTCATTCTCGATCAAGGCTATTTTGCGGACAGCCATCTGACCGCTCCTTCCGAAGAGGCGATCATTGAGGATATCGACAAAATTCTAGCCATGGGCTATAACGGCGTCCGCAAGCATCAGAAGATCGAGGATTCGCGGTTTCTGTACTGGTGCGACGTTAAAGGCCTTCTCGTGTGGTCGGAAGCGGCGGCGACCTATGAATTCAACGATGAAGCGGTCGAACGGTTTACGCGGGAATGGATGGAGATCGTTCAGCAGCAATATAATCATCCTTCCATCGTGACGTGGGTTCCGTTCAACGAATCCTGGGGCATCGGCAACGTGTTCTCTGACCGGAGGCAGCAGCAGTTTACCGAGTCGATCTATTACCTGACGAAGGCGTTCGATCCGAATCGCCCGGTTATCGTGAACGACGGCTGGGAGCATACGATCTCGGACATCCTGGCGCTGCACGATTACGAGGAAGACGGGGAGACATTCCTGCGCCGGTACGAGGATAAGAATGCAATCACCAGCAACGAAATTGCGCACTGCAACTTCAAGTATGCGTTCGCGCAAGGTTACGAGTATCGAGGCCAGCCGATCATCATTAGCGAATTTGGCGGCATCGCCATGCGCTCCGACAAGGGCTGGGGGTATGGGAACCAAGTCGAAGGCGAAGAGGCCTTCCTCAAGCGGTTCCGCATTATTACGCAGGCCATCAAGGACACCGATTACATCTGCGGCTATTGCTATACGCAGGTATCGGACGTGCAGCAAGAGGTGAACGGGCTGCTCACCGAAACCCGGGAGCCGAAGATCGCGATGGAGAAAATTCGGGAGATTAATCTGGCGAAGCGGAATCTATAA
- a CDS encoding DNA-binding protein — protein MLEFKDWNQKVKETFNATSNEVVLTVTEAGNLLGLSKDQMKIFVDKNSLTKVSIMRSVHRYLLLKSEIDGILAHKQETRNG, from the coding sequence ATGCTGGAGTTTAAGGACTGGAATCAGAAAGTGAAAGAAACGTTTAACGCGACCAGCAACGAGGTCGTATTGACGGTGACGGAAGCGGGTAATCTATTGGGGCTCTCGAAGGATCAGATGAAGATATTCGTGGACAAGAACAGCCTCACTAAAGTATCGATTATGCGCAGCGTTCACCGTTATCTGCTGTTGAAGAGCGAAATCGATGGCATACTTGCGCATAAGCAGGAAACCCGCAACGGATGA
- a CDS encoding glycoside hydrolase family 2 protein — protein MEQFDTTKPRSEYPRPQFIRKAWLSLNGAWDFSYDDQMVGEDEQWYRADSAASFSKKINVPFAFQSKLSGINDPSIHDVVWYRRTFEVPADWQGRRVMLHFGAVDYLAKVWVNGQLMAVHEGGHTPFQVDITSMLAEGGNVIVLRAEDFSRDVTLPRGKQYWLENSASIFYTRTTGIWQSVWLEPVAPVHLKKIKLTPDIDRNEIGVRAFFAGFNVSDELKWQVTVSYQGKTIADDQYVVKHAEEQRAIGLNDFTDHGLGRLWSPEHPNLYDVTLRLLRGQEVLDEVESYFGMRKFSIENGKVSLNNRPYYQRLVLDQGYFPEGILTAPSDEALKNDVELAKAMGFNGLRKHQKTEDPRFLYWCDKLGMLAWSEAANAYDYSEEYVRRFTKEWQEIIDRDYNHPSIVTWVPLNESWGIPNVLIDRRQQQHGLAMYHLTKSLDDTRLVINNDGWEQMSTDMVTIHDYESRQEVLEERYATVDSAVQGMPCNRQIFVGGAAYQGQPVLVTEFGGISFKKSEWEGWGYSGAENEEDYLIKLNAVVSPMLASQVVQGYCYTQLTDVEQEINGLLTYDRQPKAPLEAIRKIITGK, from the coding sequence ATGGAGCAATTCGACACAACGAAACCGCGTTCAGAGTATCCCAGACCGCAGTTTATCCGCAAAGCATGGTTGAGCCTTAACGGAGCATGGGATTTTAGTTACGACGATCAGATGGTCGGCGAGGACGAACAATGGTATCGGGCGGACTCGGCCGCATCGTTCTCGAAGAAGATAAACGTACCTTTTGCGTTTCAAAGCAAACTTAGCGGCATTAACGACCCTTCGATTCACGATGTGGTATGGTATCGCAGAACCTTTGAAGTTCCGGCGGACTGGCAAGGCAGACGGGTGATGCTGCATTTCGGCGCGGTCGATTACTTGGCGAAAGTCTGGGTCAACGGGCAATTGATGGCCGTGCACGAAGGAGGACATACGCCGTTTCAGGTGGACATTACATCCATGCTGGCGGAAGGCGGCAACGTCATCGTGCTTCGGGCCGAAGACTTCAGTCGCGATGTGACGTTGCCGAGGGGCAAGCAATATTGGCTGGAGAATTCGGCGAGCATCTTCTATACGCGCACAACCGGGATTTGGCAGAGCGTATGGCTGGAGCCGGTTGCTCCCGTCCATCTCAAGAAGATCAAGCTGACGCCGGATATTGACCGGAACGAGATCGGGGTTCGCGCCTTCTTCGCCGGGTTCAACGTATCGGACGAGCTGAAATGGCAAGTGACCGTGTCTTATCAAGGGAAGACGATCGCGGATGACCAGTACGTGGTCAAGCATGCGGAAGAGCAGCGGGCGATTGGACTTAACGACTTCACGGATCACGGTCTGGGCCGCTTATGGAGCCCGGAGCATCCGAATTTATATGATGTTACGCTGCGGCTGCTTCGGGGTCAAGAAGTGCTCGACGAGGTCGAGAGCTATTTCGGAATGAGGAAGTTCTCGATCGAGAATGGAAAAGTAAGCTTGAATAATCGTCCCTATTATCAACGATTGGTACTCGACCAGGGGTATTTCCCTGAAGGGATCTTAACGGCACCTTCGGATGAGGCCTTGAAGAACGATGTCGAGCTGGCGAAGGCAATGGGATTCAACGGTCTGCGCAAGCATCAGAAGACGGAGGACCCTCGTTTCCTGTATTGGTGCGATAAGCTCGGCATGCTGGCGTGGAGCGAGGCGGCGAACGCCTACGACTACTCGGAGGAATATGTACGCCGCTTTACGAAGGAATGGCAGGAGATCATCGACAGGGACTATAACCATCCGAGTATCGTGACGTGGGTTCCGCTGAACGAGAGCTGGGGAATTCCGAACGTCTTGATCGATAGGCGTCAGCAGCAGCATGGACTAGCCATGTATCATCTCACGAAGTCGTTGGACGACACCAGACTCGTCATCAACAACGACGGCTGGGAGCAAATGAGCACGGATATGGTCACCATTCATGATTACGAGAGTCGCCAAGAGGTGCTGGAAGAAAGATACGCAACCGTGGATTCGGCCGTGCAAGGCATGCCTTGCAACCGTCAGATCTTTGTCGGCGGCGCTGCGTATCAAGGACAGCCTGTGCTCGTAACAGAGTTTGGCGGCATCTCGTTCAAGAAGAGCGAGTGGGAAGGTTGGGGCTACTCCGGCGCCGAGAACGAGGAAGATTACCTGATCAAGCTGAATGCGGTAGTGAGCCCGATGCTCGCATCGCAGGTCGTGCAAGGATATTGCTATACGCAGTTGACGGACGTCGAGCAGGAAATCAATGGACTGCTTACTTATGACCGACAGCCGAAAGCGCCGCTGGAAGCGATTCGCAAGATTATAACCGGTAAGTAA
- a CDS encoding sensor histidine kinase yields the protein MNVRKTYRNYIQNNLFVKIILVFAIIVNLTIITLSYLLFNIMSASIVNNELNSQKQAMERVNRYMEQKYDWMQDTVQDIYRNSLLASNASYFLRHSYSDYAQYILDQNYAGGNESAVDILGYLADKMDADPDIQNILLYSTDMQQLYTFSANGPRKLYATDRTHSYIPEIMAEEGPASGTPNIWIRKLINQWNTQLYAMRLQLNDKNSLENIGQLLVYFDAGMVNRTLDQKQVPFKGTVLVLTPDGQVMADSSNRYYGKPFPYMQQIGSLQDVETLDEPSYISTLTQNQAGYIVVGILPKSVAAGAYAGLKRTIILISSICIAVAVIIPSIVIFSIARRTNRIVHFMRKVEGGDLKARLQDQREDELGQISHSFNDMLDKLDKHIDREYKAGLRLKQTELAALQAKVNPHFLYNTLEVIRMRAMSQGAVDVGEMIYSLAALFRNTVSSRAENTLGEELEMCRLYLELFRIRYKDKFTYAIDCEPELLPVQVPKLLLQPIVENYIVHGLNARRKDNRLTIEAIREDGLIRVFVRDNGKGIDPDKLERLMLRLRMPETEEEQSFGLRSVHERIRLIHGPAYGLDIVSEQGQGTTVTLSWPAAAEQREEAHDV from the coding sequence TTGAACGTTCGGAAAACCTATCGCAATTACATCCAGAATAACCTGTTCGTCAAAATCATTCTCGTGTTCGCCATTATCGTCAATTTAACGATCATCACGCTCTCGTACCTGCTCTTCAATATCATGTCGGCCTCCATCGTGAACAATGAGCTGAACAGCCAGAAGCAGGCGATGGAACGGGTGAACCGCTACATGGAGCAGAAGTACGATTGGATGCAGGACACGGTGCAGGACATTTACCGCAACAGCCTGCTGGCGAGCAACGCGTCTTATTTCCTGCGCCATTCCTATAGCGATTACGCGCAATACATCCTGGACCAGAATTACGCCGGCGGCAACGAGAGCGCGGTCGACATTCTCGGCTATTTGGCCGACAAGATGGATGCAGACCCCGATATTCAAAATATTTTGCTGTACAGCACGGACATGCAGCAGCTCTATACGTTCAGTGCGAACGGCCCGCGGAAGCTGTATGCGACCGACCGGACCCATTCGTACATTCCCGAGATCATGGCGGAAGAAGGGCCGGCCTCGGGCACGCCGAACATCTGGATAAGGAAGCTGATCAACCAATGGAATACGCAGCTGTACGCGATGCGCCTTCAGCTGAACGACAAGAATTCGCTCGAGAACATCGGGCAGCTGCTCGTCTATTTCGACGCCGGCATGGTGAACCGGACGCTGGACCAGAAGCAGGTTCCGTTCAAAGGGACCGTCCTCGTCCTGACCCCGGACGGGCAGGTCATGGCCGATTCCTCGAATCGATACTACGGCAAGCCCTTCCCTTATATGCAGCAGATCGGTTCGCTCCAGGACGTTGAAACGCTGGACGAGCCATCGTACATCTCGACGCTGACGCAGAATCAGGCAGGCTACATCGTCGTCGGGATCCTGCCGAAGAGCGTCGCGGCCGGCGCGTATGCCGGGTTGAAGCGGACGATAATCCTCATCAGCTCGATCTGCATCGCCGTCGCGGTGATTATTCCGTCGATCGTCATCTTCAGCATCGCCCGCCGGACGAATCGGATCGTCCATTTCATGCGGAAGGTGGAAGGCGGCGATTTGAAGGCGCGCCTGCAGGACCAACGGGAAGATGAGCTCGGCCAAATTTCACACAGCTTCAACGACATGCTGGACAAGCTGGATAAGCATATCGACCGGGAGTACAAAGCGGGGCTGCGGCTCAAGCAGACGGAGCTCGCCGCGCTGCAGGCCAAAGTCAATCCGCATTTCCTATACAACACGCTGGAGGTCATCCGCATGCGCGCGATGTCGCAGGGAGCCGTGGATGTCGGCGAAATGATCTACAGCTTGGCCGCGCTCTTCCGCAACACGGTCAGCAGCCGGGCGGAGAACACGCTGGGCGAGGAGCTGGAGATGTGCAGGCTGTACCTCGAGCTGTTCCGTATCCGGTATAAGGATAAATTCACGTACGCGATCGATTGCGAGCCGGAGCTGCTGCCGGTTCAGGTCCCCAAGCTGCTGCTGCAGCCGATCGTCGAGAATTACATCGTCCACGGGTTGAATGCACGGCGCAAAGACAATCGGCTCACGATCGAGGCCATCCGAGAGGACGGCTTGATTCGGGTCTTCGTTCGCGATAACGGCAAAGGCATCGATCCGGACAAGCTGGAGCGGCTAATGCTCCGCCTGCGGATGCCGGAAACCGAAGAGGAGCAATCGTTCGGCCTGCGCAGCGTGCATGAACGAATTCGCCTGATCCATGGACCGGCGTACGGACTGGATATCGTCAGCGAACAGGGACAGGGAACGACGGTGACGCTGAGTTGGCCGGCCGCTGCCGAGCAAAGGGAGGAAGCGCACGATGTATAA